The Deltaproteobacteria bacterium nucleotide sequence GCGCCAAACTTCCCGATGACTTGGTCTATAAGATTACCAAAACAATGGTGAAAAATCTTCCCCGCTATGGGGATGTGGTCAAAGACATGAAAGGAGTGACGGCAAAAGACCTGGCGATGGATATTGGCATCCCCTTCCATCCCGGAGCGCTCAAATATTATAAGGAAGTCGGGGCGCTGTAATCGCAGAGGATTGGAGATTCATTTTTCTGGCGGCAGGGTCTTCGGCCCTGCCGTTCTTTTCCCCTTAATGATCATCGGCTTCTGGAAATATCAGAAGGAGGATCTATGACCGCTAAGCTGGGAATTTTGGCCAAGATCGCAACATGGATCGCCATCGTGATGTCGTCCTACCATCTCTACACCGGAGCGTTTGGAGCTCCCGAGGCTCTGCTGCATCGTTCGATTCATCTCATGTTCACCATGGTTTTGATCTTCCTCCTCTATCCCTTCAGGAAAGAAAAAGGGGCATATATCAGCCGTTTGGGAGATTTTGTTTTTTTGGGAATTTCCCTCGGCGGGATTCTATACATTTTCCTCAATTATGAATATTTCATTACTCGCTATCCCTACGTCCACCCCCTCAGCCCCGCCGATATGGCCGTAGGGATCTTATTTGTTCTGGCCTTGCTGGAGGCGGCACGGAGGAGCATCGGCTCAGCCATGCCGATCACCGCCATATGTTTCCTCATTTACGCCTACATTGGCCCCTCTCTTCCGGGCCTTATGCGTCATGCCGGCTTCAACACAGAGGCCATCATTGACCAGCTTTACATGACCACCGAAGGGATTTTCGGCATTCCTTTAGGAGTTTCAGCCACCTATGTCATCCTCTTCGTGATCTTCGGTGTCTTTCTGGAAAAGTCCGGAACCGGCCAGTTTTTCATGGAACTGGCTGCGGCCACCACGGGAAAGGCCGCTGGAGGCCCCGGGAAGATCGCCGTCGTCGCCAGCGGGCTTTTCGGGACGATCTCGGGGAGCGCGGTCGCCAATGTCATGGTGACTGGCCAATTTACAATCCCCATGATGAAGCGGACGGGATTCCAGCCTCATTTCGCCGGCGCCGTAGAAGCAACGGCTTCTACGGGGGGCCAGATCATGCCGCCGGTCATGGGGGCAGCCGCTTTCGTCATGGCTGAATTCATGGGCATCCCTTACCTTACGGTTTGCAAGCATGCAATCATCCCGGCTATTCTTTATTATCTTTCCGTATTCATGGCAGTTCACTTCGAGGCCGTCCGGACAGACCTCAGGGGAATGCTCGAAGCCCCACCGCGCCTTGCGGCGGTCATGCTGAGTCGAGGCCATCTCCTTCTGCCGGTGGCGGTCATGCTTTATTTCTTGTTCGAAGGTTACACCCCCATGTATGCGTGTATCTTCTCCATCATCGCCGCCCTCATTCTCGCCAACGTAAAGAAAGAAACGCGAATGGGCCTTGAGAAGATCCTAGATGCTCTGGAAAACGGAGCGAAGGGAGCTTTACAAGTGGCCTGCGCCTGTGCTTGTGCCGGCATCATCATTGGAATCGTGAACCTAACCGGGCTGGGCCTCAAATTTACGGGCTTTGTTTTGTATCTAGCGGGTGAATCTCTGACTCCCGCTCTTCTCTTCACCATGATCGCCGGAATTATCCTGGGCATGGGTTTACCGACCACGGCGGCTTATATCGTGATGGCGGCATTGCTCGTTCCGGGTTTGATCAAGTTGGGCATAGTCCCCATTGCAGCCCACATGTTTGTCTTCTATTATGCCATTATCTCGGCGATCACACCCCCCGTCGCCCTGGCCGTTTATGCCGGAGCAGGCCTGGCCGGGTCCAATATGTGGAAAACCGGATTGGCCGCCGTCCGGATCGGCGCCCCCGGGTTTATCATCCCTTTTATGTTCGTCTATGAACCATCTCTTCTTTTCGTTGGCTCCCTATGGGAGATTCTGTCTACCTTTATTACCGCCACAATCGGGGTCGTCATGCTGGCCGCTGGCCTCATCGGGTGGTTCATTCGGGAGACCAATGTGGTGGAACGCTTACTTCTGGTCGCAGGAGCCATTCTCTTGATCAAGCCAGGTATTTATACGGATATCATGGGGGTGGTTTTGTTGTTGGTTGTGATCATCCTACAGAAAGCTCGGCAAAAGAAAGATAGGGCTGCGCAGACATAAAGAGGACTCAGGGATGGAAAAAAGAAGCGATATGCTGCACCGGGGAGACGCCAGGGCCGCCAACCGGGCACTCCTGCGCTCTCTGGGGCTGACGGATAAGGATTTTGATAAGCCGTTTATCGGGGTTATCAACACCTGGACGGAAATGAATCCCGGGCACGTTCATCTGCGATCCCTGTCTGAAGCAGCCAAAGCAGGCATCCGGATGGCGGGGGGCGTTCCTTTCGAAATGAACACCATCGCCCTCTGCGACGGGATCGCCCAAGGTCATTTAGGAATGAGGCGCATCCTTCCCAGCCGGAACCTCATCGCCGACTCCATCGAGCTGGCCGTGGATGCCAACCGCTTTGATGCCATTGTGGTTCTGGCTTCCTGCGATAAGATCGTCCCGGCGAGCTGGATGGCCATCGCCCGCCTGGATGTCCCGGCCATCATGATCACCGGCGGGCCGATGATGCCCGGCCGTTTCCG carries:
- a CDS encoding TRAP transporter permease, with translation MTAKLGILAKIATWIAIVMSSYHLYTGAFGAPEALLHRSIHLMFTMVLIFLLYPFRKEKGAYISRLGDFVFLGISLGGILYIFLNYEYFITRYPYVHPLSPADMAVGILFVLALLEAARRSIGSAMPITAICFLIYAYIGPSLPGLMRHAGFNTEAIIDQLYMTTEGIFGIPLGVSATYVILFVIFGVFLEKSGTGQFFMELAAATTGKAAGGPGKIAVVASGLFGTISGSAVANVMVTGQFTIPMMKRTGFQPHFAGAVEATASTGGQIMPPVMGAAAFVMAEFMGIPYLTVCKHAIIPAILYYLSVFMAVHFEAVRTDLRGMLEAPPRLAAVMLSRGHLLLPVAVMLYFLFEGYTPMYACIFSIIAALILANVKKETRMGLEKILDALENGAKGALQVACACACAGIIIGIVNLTGLGLKFTGFVLYLAGESLTPALLFTMIAGIILGMGLPTTAAYIVMAALLVPGLIKLGIVPIAAHMFVFYYAIISAITPPVALAVYAGAGLAGSNMWKTGLAAVRIGAPGFIIPFMFVYEPSLLFVGSLWEILSTFITATIGVVMLAAGLIGWFIRETNVVERLLLVAGAILLIKPGIYTDIMGVVLLLVVIILQKARQKKDRAAQT